One part of the Mytilus trossulus isolate FHL-02 chromosome 11, PNRI_Mtr1.1.1.hap1, whole genome shotgun sequence genome encodes these proteins:
- the LOC134691542 gene encoding uncharacterized protein LOC134691542, with amino-acid sequence MDQENDDKKHMIGIRKLTYLKTYGVKRFPYRGKRKYTPLVYQSDDGGIVISNDVFGLTIRQFERMFKDCLDRRKTNESWIMNLRYPDKASNEYLEFLNKCTDCNKEFLSWTENDSINNHLVKHLIRTIGNEIDIRKRQLLFILHDIISNAHDENLTQISSGSLAEGLDLPGSDIDIMFVDEIVNVTLIKRNIKHPVQRTEVFMETDADHPGFTRLRSIFINDHLCKSSKAETPEASAEFHNTRSLLIR; translated from the exons ATGGACCAGGAAAATGACGATAAAAAGCATATGATTGGAATAAGAAAACTTACATACTTGAAGACATATGGGGTTAAACGTTTTCCCTACCGTGGAAAGCGCAAATACACGCCATTGGTTTACCAATCTGATGATGGAGGAATCGTTATCTCAAATGACGTTTTCGGATTGACAATCAGACAGTTTGAACGGATGTTTAAAGATTGTTTAGATAGAAGAAAAACAAACGAAAGCTGGATAATGAATCTTCGATATCCTGACAAAGCTTCAAATGAATATCTGGAATTCTTAAATAAGTGTACAGACTGCAATAAAG agTTTTTGTCTTGGACTGAAAATGATTCTATAAACAACCACTTGGTTAAACACCTGATAAGAACAATAGGTAATGAAATAGACATACGTAAAAGACAACTTTTGTTTATCTTACATGATATAATATCCAATGCACATGAcgaaaatttaacacaaatatCCAGTGGGAGTTTAGCAGAAGGACTGGATTTACCTGGAAGTGACATAGATATCATGTTTGTCGATGAAATAGTAAACGTAACAttgattaaaagaaatattaaacatCCGGTACAACGTACTGAAGTATTTATGGAGACAGATGCTGATCATCCTGGATTTACTAGACTCAG GTCAATATTTATCAACGACCACCTTTGTAAATCGTCTAAAGCAGAAACACCAGAAGCATCAGCAGAATTTCACAATACACGGTCCCTGCTTATCagataa
- the LOC134691543 gene encoding uncharacterized protein LOC134691543 yields the protein MPNCDLLWRISFSVAEKQLVHSFNFTQFLCYGLLKLTLKRIVNTNDDVKDLMCSYFLKTALFWVSEEVDIDTFKLPNLCICFSLCLNKLISWVNTCYCPNYFIPEHNMFLGKINQYNNYSLLSVLNSIKYSGISGLMQNLFHSYPCKKKCYPPYSETSVQSIIIQLAVQLLPPPNTNYNISTSYHRHLQNGIQKDAVSGWLLYASFYYVTGQFNVTLKLTEYVLSKFFPEMVQLGGIYYSDADIDNYRHNVHYSMSLNARMKTIVVDKVLYIPHSSLIPKELAMEVKDSVFLIPPFIMSNCLRFLCYHHIGDTFNRQLALRHLHFDDHMSTIVLSNTFTLLGVCFEISGDKDAAFHYYDVALQCDSYICSSAEKRKSRLLNI from the exons ATGCCAAATTGTGATTTGTTATGGAGAATATCTTTCTCAGTGGCAGAAAAACAACTTGTACATTCGTTTAATTTCACCCAATTCTTGTGTTACGGTCTTCTTAAATTAACATTAAAGCGTATCGTAAACACAAACGACGATGTCAAAGATTTAATGTGTTCTTACTTTTTGAAGACGGCTTTATTCTGGGTCTCAGAGGAAGTAGATATTGACACATTTAAATTACCTAActtgtgtatttgtttttctctttgcCTAAATAAGCTGATATCATGGGTAAACACCTGTTACTGTCCAAACTATTTCATACCTGAACACAACATGTTCTTAGGAAAGATCAATCAATATAACAATTACTCACTACTCAGTGTACTGAATAGTATAAAGTATAGTGGAATTAGTGGATTGATGCAGAATTTATTTCATTCTTAtccttgtaaaaaaaagtgttatccACCATATAGTGAAACCAGCGTACAATCAATAATAAT TCAACTTGCTGTACAACTGTTACCACCACCGAATACAAATTATAACATAAGCACAAGTTATCATAGACATTTACAAAACGGTATACAGAAGGATGCTGTGTCAGGTTGGTTGTTATACGCGTCGTTTTATTATGTAACAGGACAGTTCAATGTAACACTCAAACTTACAGAGTATGTCCTATCAAAATTTTTTCCTGAGATGGTGCAATTAGGTGGGATTTACTACAGTGATGCAGATATAGATAATTACAGACATAATGTACATTATTCTATGTCATTGAATGCAAGGATGAAAACAATTGTTGTAGATAAGGTGTTGTACATACCGCACTCATCATTAATACCAAAAGAACTAGCGATGGAGGTAAAAGACAGTGTGTTCTTGATACCACCGTTTATAATGTCTAACTGTCTCAGATTTTTATGCTATCATCATATTGGTGATACTTTCAACAGACAACTGGCACTACGTCATTTACATTTCGATGATCATATGTCAACTATTGTATTATCTAATACATTTACACTACTTGGAGTATGTTTTGAGATTTCCGGTGATAAGGACGCCGCTTTTCATTATTATGATGTTGCTTTGCAATGCGATAGTTACATATGCAGTTCAGCAGAAAAAAGGAAGTCAAGACTTTTAAACATCTAG